One part of the Alistipes onderdonkii genome encodes these proteins:
- the nagB gene encoding glucosamine-6-phosphate deaminase: protein MRLIIEDTQENAGRWAAHYIVGQINKKQAAGGTFVLGLPTGSTPLTTYKELIALNKAGKVSFKDVVTFNMDEYVGLPEEHPESYHSFMWNTFFNHVDITPANVNILNGNAPDLQKECDEYEEKIRRAGGIDLFLGGVGEDGHLAFNEPFSSLNSRTRVKTLTYDTLVVNSRFFDNDVNKVPKQAMSVGVATVLDAKQVLILALGHKKARALQQCVEGPYSHVCTISAMQVHPHGIVVCDEPATAELKVGTYRYFKDIEKDNLI, encoded by the coding sequence ATGCGACTCATTATCGAAGACACACAAGAAAATGCCGGCCGTTGGGCGGCGCATTACATCGTCGGGCAGATCAATAAGAAGCAGGCTGCCGGAGGCACATTCGTGCTGGGCCTGCCGACGGGTTCGACCCCGCTGACGACGTACAAGGAGCTGATCGCCCTGAACAAAGCCGGGAAGGTATCGTTCAAGGATGTCGTCACGTTCAACATGGACGAATACGTCGGGCTCCCGGAAGAGCATCCCGAAAGCTACCATTCGTTCATGTGGAACACCTTTTTCAACCACGTGGACATCACCCCGGCCAATGTCAACATCCTCAACGGCAACGCCCCCGACCTGCAGAAGGAGTGCGACGAATACGAGGAGAAGATCCGCCGCGCAGGGGGCATCGACCTCTTCCTGGGCGGTGTCGGCGAAGACGGCCATCTGGCCTTCAACGAGCCGTTCTCGTCGCTCAACTCGCGCACCCGCGTCAAGACGCTGACCTACGACACGCTGGTCGTGAACTCGCGCTTCTTCGACAACGACGTGAACAAGGTGCCCAAGCAGGCCATGTCGGTAGGCGTAGCCACCGTGCTCGATGCGAAACAGGTATTGATCCTCGCCCTCGGGCATAAGAAAGCCCGTGCCCTGCAGCAGTGTGTGGAAGGCCCTTACTCGCACGTCTGCACGATCTCGGCCATGCAGGTACACCCCCACGGGATCGTCGTATGCGACGAACCCGCGACCGCGGAACTGAAGGTCGGCACCTATCGTTATTTCAAGGACATCGAAAAAGATAACCTGATCTGA
- a CDS encoding DUF4465 domain-containing protein, whose amino-acid sequence MKNIFWIIAAAFAFVACSDDDGPREKPFDGEVVSFEASEHLLDAMTGNDVKLGPVTMSLMGMGDYTYANAFCAKQYAVEADFDGMLFSTADQNLIFNAYYSSLYDGWGGIGLSQMPDRNAAAPSSKQQFSVWAEGGANATETYAVFYDSNSPTEMYPEYLSESGYPTIDLVEPRIVAHLYIANSTWVYNYFTGADTDSFQVKITGSLGGVEKGSITETLVAGKSKLSGWRKVDLSSFGAVDKLVFKAVCDYQADPTYFCIDEIGLLKPDAM is encoded by the coding sequence ATGAAAAATATTTTTTGGATTATTGCGGCTGCATTTGCCTTTGTAGCTTGCTCGGACGACGACGGCCCGCGTGAGAAACCGTTTGACGGCGAAGTCGTATCGTTCGAGGCCTCCGAACATCTGCTCGACGCCATGACCGGCAACGACGTGAAGCTCGGCCCCGTTACGATGTCCCTGATGGGAATGGGGGATTATACCTATGCGAACGCTTTTTGTGCGAAGCAATACGCTGTGGAGGCGGATTTCGACGGCATGCTCTTTTCCACTGCCGACCAGAATCTCATTTTCAACGCCTATTATTCATCGCTATACGACGGGTGGGGCGGTATCGGGCTTTCGCAAATGCCCGACCGGAATGCGGCCGCTCCCTCCAGCAAGCAGCAGTTCTCCGTGTGGGCGGAAGGCGGAGCCAACGCAACGGAAACCTATGCCGTATTTTACGATTCCAACTCGCCGACGGAAATGTATCCCGAATACCTGAGTGAGTCGGGCTATCCGACCATCGACCTGGTGGAACCGCGCATCGTCGCCCACCTATACATCGCCAATTCGACCTGGGTATACAATTATTTCACGGGGGCGGATACCGACAGTTTTCAGGTGAAAATCACGGGGTCGCTCGGCGGTGTGGAAAAGGGGAGCATCACGGAAACGCTCGTCGCCGGGAAATCGAAGCTGAGCGGATGGCGCAAAGTCGACCTGTCGTCGTTCGGTGCGGTGGACAAGCTGGTATTCAAGGCGGTTTGCGACTATCAGGCTGATCCGACCTACTTCTGTATCGACGAGATCGGGTTGCTGAAACCCGATGCCATGTAA
- a CDS encoding DUF4465 domain-containing protein — protein sequence MKKLLLLAFAAFAFAACSDDDKMPTPPQLETISFSEVELGSDGYLWGKTLATDVDGSLEFEGVIYKEGSASFLSYFSDFGGVWDTWCKFAMSACHDKTTFGTDNQFSVYTTADDGQNKFAVAYDMKGMGPGYTFNPAIEFSTVVTPVSLRIANNTWTYLYLTATKYSDFSVAIIGFNGETETGTIEVPLASDNKVVADWKTVGLDKLGAVTKIVFSVECDDVMAPTYFCIDDFAYTE from the coding sequence ATGAAAAAACTTTTACTGTTGGCCTTTGCCGCTTTTGCTTTTGCCGCCTGCTCGGACGACGATAAGATGCCGACCCCCCCCCAGCTCGAAACAATATCTTTCAGTGAGGTGGAACTTGGTTCCGACGGATACCTGTGGGGTAAAACTCTGGCAACGGATGTAGACGGCTCGTTGGAGTTCGAAGGCGTGATTTACAAAGAAGGAAGTGCTTCGTTCCTCTCGTATTTCTCGGATTTCGGCGGTGTCTGGGACACGTGGTGCAAATTCGCGATGTCTGCCTGTCATGACAAAACGACTTTCGGGACGGATAACCAGTTCAGCGTTTATACGACGGCTGATGACGGCCAGAACAAGTTCGCCGTTGCATACGATATGAAAGGTATGGGCCCGGGCTATACGTTTAACCCGGCCATCGAGTTTTCGACGGTTGTTACTCCCGTGTCGCTTCGTATTGCCAATAATACGTGGACATATCTTTACCTCACCGCTACTAAATACAGCGACTTCAGTGTTGCGATTATCGGTTTCAACGGTGAAACCGAAACGGGGACGATTGAGGTGCCGTTGGCATCGGACAACAAGGTCGTAGCTGATTGGAAGACCGTAGGGCTGGATAAATTGGGAGCCGTGACCAAAATTGTTTTCTCTGTTGAGTGCGATGATGTGATGGCGCCGACTTATTTCTGTATTGATGATTTCGCTTATACCGAATAA
- the fabD gene encoding ACP S-malonyltransferase, with the protein MKHAYVFPGQGAQAVGMGKDLYDNVPEAKELFEKANDILGFRITDIMFAGTDDELKQTKVTQPAVFLHSVIMAKARGVKPDAAAGHSLGEFSALVVAGALSFEDGLKLVSKRAMAMQAACEAQPGTMAAILGLEDHVVEEICASVDGIVVAANYNCPGQLVISGAVEAVDAACEKAKAAGARRALRLPVGGAFHSPLMEPAKQELEKAISEAPFQTPVCPIYQNVDAKPYTDPAQIKANLIAQLTAPVRWTYIVKNMLADGVTEFTELGPGTVLQGLIRKVNPEAVVESKSAL; encoded by the coding sequence ATGAAGCACGCATACGTATTTCCCGGACAGGGTGCACAGGCGGTCGGTATGGGCAAAGACCTTTACGACAACGTCCCCGAAGCAAAGGAGCTTTTCGAAAAAGCCAATGATATCCTCGGTTTCCGTATCACGGACATCATGTTCGCCGGTACGGACGACGAGCTCAAGCAAACCAAAGTGACGCAGCCCGCCGTATTCCTTCACTCGGTAATCATGGCCAAGGCGCGCGGCGTGAAACCCGACGCTGCCGCAGGACACTCGCTGGGTGAGTTCTCGGCCCTGGTCGTGGCCGGTGCCCTCTCGTTCGAAGACGGCCTGAAGCTCGTCTCGAAGCGTGCCATGGCGATGCAGGCCGCCTGCGAGGCACAGCCCGGTACGATGGCCGCCATCCTCGGCCTGGAAGACCACGTAGTCGAAGAAATCTGCGCATCGGTCGACGGCATCGTCGTAGCGGCCAATTACAACTGCCCCGGCCAGCTCGTGATCTCGGGTGCCGTGGAAGCCGTCGACGCAGCCTGCGAAAAAGCCAAGGCCGCCGGTGCGCGCCGCGCCCTGCGCCTGCCCGTAGGCGGCGCATTCCACTCGCCGCTGATGGAGCCTGCCAAGCAGGAACTGGAAAAGGCGATCAGCGAGGCTCCGTTCCAGACGCCCGTATGCCCGATCTACCAGAATGTCGACGCGAAGCCCTACACGGATCCCGCACAGATCAAGGCCAACCTGATCGCACAGCTGACCGCCCCGGTACGCTGGACATACATCGTAAAGAACATGCTTGCCGACGGTGTGACGGAATTCACCGAGCTCGGCCCCGGCACCGTATTGCAGGGCCTTATCAGGAAGGTAAACCCCGAAGCCGTCGTAGAATCGAAATCGGCGTTATAG
- a CDS encoding ROK family transcriptional regulator: MTSLTEFFNKHEDDALKGISHKNSIIKRNIIAYMAVNGECTLSELTKELHISVPTITKLVQELVDENIVTDLGKVETPGGRRPNIFGLANSAIYFAGVNVGRDNMTFLITDLQNNIIKEEYDYTFELQDRPQCFERICSNIENFIATCGIDRGKILGLGVCMTGRVNPDTGRSYKYFTSSEQSLREVLEERVGLRVLLENDTRARCYAEYTCGKSKDESNVLYLHMGRGVAIGIVVDGQLYYGKSGFAGEFGHIPFFDNEIICSCGKKGCLETEVSGIAIEDKMCHLIEKGVNTILKEKYDQQKSIHIDDIIAAAKNDDNLSIELIEEAGEKVGKAVAFLINTFNPETVIVGGNMAAAGDYIMLPLKSATNKYSLNLVYKDTKFRVSKMTENANAWGVAMLIRNKIIGI, from the coding sequence ATGACATCACTCACCGAATTTTTCAACAAACACGAAGACGATGCCCTGAAGGGTATTTCGCACAAGAACAGTATCATCAAGCGCAACATCATCGCCTACATGGCGGTGAACGGCGAATGTACGCTCTCGGAACTGACCAAAGAGCTGCATATCAGTGTCCCTACCATTACCAAGCTGGTACAGGAACTGGTCGATGAGAACATCGTAACGGATCTGGGCAAGGTGGAAACCCCGGGCGGACGCAGGCCGAACATATTCGGCCTGGCCAATTCGGCGATCTATTTCGCAGGTGTCAACGTCGGGCGCGACAACATGACATTCCTGATCACCGACCTGCAGAACAACATCATCAAGGAAGAGTACGACTACACCTTCGAGTTGCAGGATCGCCCGCAGTGTTTCGAACGCATCTGTTCCAACATAGAGAACTTCATCGCCACATGCGGCATCGACCGGGGCAAAATCCTCGGGCTGGGAGTCTGCATGACGGGACGCGTGAATCCCGACACGGGCCGCAGCTACAAGTATTTCACCTCCAGCGAACAGTCGCTGCGCGAAGTGCTCGAAGAGCGCGTCGGGCTGCGCGTGCTGCTCGAAAACGACACCCGCGCCCGCTGCTATGCGGAATACACGTGCGGCAAGTCGAAGGACGAGAGCAACGTGCTCTACCTGCACATGGGGCGCGGCGTGGCAATCGGAATCGTCGTGGACGGGCAGCTCTACTACGGGAAAAGCGGGTTCGCCGGTGAGTTCGGACACATCCCGTTTTTCGACAACGAGATCATCTGCTCGTGCGGCAAGAAAGGCTGCCTCGAAACCGAGGTTTCGGGTATCGCCATCGAGGACAAGATGTGCCACCTGATCGAGAAGGGCGTCAATACGATCCTCAAGGAGAAGTACGACCAGCAGAAGAGCATCCATATCGACGACATCATCGCCGCGGCGAAGAACGACGACAACCTCTCGATCGAGCTGATCGAGGAGGCCGGCGAAAAAGTCGGCAAGGCCGTGGCCTTCCTTATCAACACGTTCAATCCCGAGACGGTCATCGTCGGCGGCAACATGGCCGCCGCAGGCGACTACATCATGCTGCCCCTCAAGTCGGCGACCAACAAATACTCGCTCAACCTCGTATACAAGGACACCAAATTCCGCGTATCGAAGATGACCGAGAACGCGAACGCATGGGGTGTGGCAATGCTCATCCGCAACAAGATCATCGGCATCTGA
- a CDS encoding GNAT family N-acetyltransferase: MNLEGRTTRLRALEPGDIELMYAWENDTEIWGVSGTLAPFSRHTLERFIEGQQFDIFQTRQQRLIIETPEGLPVGALDLFDLDPVNLRAGVGILIHDTAQRGKGYAADAVETVCSYARDMLHLHQLWCSVEAGNAASLALFRHAGFSETGIRKEWLRLADGFHDEVFLQKIL; encoded by the coding sequence ATGAACCTCGAAGGCCGGACAACACGGCTTCGCGCCCTCGAACCGGGAGATATCGAACTGATGTACGCCTGGGAAAACGACACGGAGATATGGGGCGTCAGCGGTACGCTGGCGCCTTTTTCCCGCCATACGTTGGAACGGTTCATCGAAGGGCAGCAGTTCGACATTTTCCAAACCCGCCAGCAGCGGCTTATCATCGAAACCCCGGAAGGCCTCCCCGTCGGGGCGCTCGACCTGTTCGACCTGGATCCGGTGAATCTCCGTGCGGGCGTCGGCATCCTGATCCACGATACGGCACAACGGGGCAAAGGCTATGCCGCCGATGCGGTGGAGACCGTATGCAGCTATGCCCGCGACATGCTGCACCTGCATCAGTTATGGTGCAGCGTCGAAGCCGGAAATGCGGCGAGCCTCGCACTTTTCCGCCATGCCGGATTCTCCGAAACGGGGATCAGGAAAGAGTGGCTGCGGCTTGCCGACGGATTCCACGACGAGGTTTTCCTGCAAAAAATATTATGA
- the galK gene encoding galactokinase, translating into MKEKVSKKFQEIYGSGAILFASPGRINLIGEHTDYNGGFVFPGAVDKGIVAAIKLNGTDKVRAYALDLEESSEFGLNEEDKPAESWARYIFGVCREVQKRGGKIGGFDTVFAGDVPLGAGMSSSAALESTYAFALNDLYSLGIDKFELAKIGQSTEHNYCGVNCGIMDQFASVFGKKGNLIRLDCRSLEYAYFPFDPKGYKLVLLDSRVKHELVGSPYNDRRASCERVAKMLGQEFLRGATMEQLDAIKDKISEEDYKRARYVIGEEKRVLDVCDALEKGDYETVGKRMYETHWGMSKDYEVSCEELDFLAEVAEECGVTGSRIMGGGFGGCTINLVKDELYDNFIATAKKRFNEKYGHEPKVYEVVISDGSRRLE; encoded by the coding sequence ATGAAAGAAAAAGTCAGCAAAAAGTTCCAGGAGATTTACGGCTCCGGGGCTATCCTGTTCGCTTCGCCGGGGCGTATCAATCTGATCGGGGAGCATACTGATTACAACGGGGGCTTCGTTTTCCCGGGGGCGGTTGACAAAGGAATCGTGGCGGCCATCAAACTCAACGGTACGGACAAGGTGCGGGCTTATGCACTCGACCTTGAGGAAAGTTCGGAGTTCGGGCTTAACGAGGAAGATAAACCCGCCGAGAGCTGGGCGCGCTATATCTTCGGCGTATGCCGCGAGGTGCAGAAGCGGGGCGGTAAGATCGGCGGTTTCGATACGGTATTCGCGGGCGACGTGCCCCTGGGCGCCGGCATGTCGTCGTCGGCAGCGCTGGAGTCGACCTACGCCTTTGCGCTGAACGACCTCTATTCGCTGGGCATCGACAAATTCGAACTGGCGAAGATCGGCCAGTCCACCGAGCATAACTATTGCGGCGTGAACTGCGGCATCATGGATCAGTTCGCTTCGGTTTTCGGCAAGAAGGGCAACCTGATCCGCCTGGACTGCCGTTCGCTGGAGTATGCCTATTTCCCGTTCGACCCCAAGGGTTACAAACTCGTCCTGCTCGATTCGCGCGTGAAGCACGAGCTGGTGGGTTCGCCCTACAACGACCGCCGGGCTTCGTGCGAGCGGGTGGCGAAGATGCTCGGGCAGGAGTTCCTGCGCGGCGCCACGATGGAGCAGCTCGATGCCATCAAGGATAAGATTTCGGAGGAGGATTACAAGCGTGCCCGCTACGTGATCGGCGAAGAGAAACGCGTGCTCGATGTCTGTGATGCGCTCGAAAAGGGCGACTACGAGACGGTCGGCAAGCGGATGTATGAAACCCATTGGGGCATGTCGAAGGATTACGAAGTGTCGTGCGAGGAACTGGATTTCCTGGCCGAGGTTGCCGAGGAGTGCGGTGTGACGGGTTCGCGCATCATGGGCGGCGGCTTCGGCGGCTGTACGATCAACCTGGTGAAGGACGAACTTTACGACAACTTCATCGCCACGGCGAAAAAGAGGTTCAACGAGAAGTACGGCCATGAACCCAAGGTGTACGAGGTCGTGATTTCTGACGGTTCGCGCCGTCTGGAATAA
- a CDS encoding glycerophosphodiester phosphodiesterase family protein, translating to MTKKLIFAAALLFAGTAAAFAQPKVIAHRGYWTAPNSAQNSLASFSKADSVGAFGSEMDVWLTADDKLIVNHDRIYKGTEIDMEKGTLKEITSIVLPNGENIPTLDAYLRLVAAKPDTRLVLEMKSLSDLRREDLAAEKIVKALRKYNLLDRTDIIAFSINACLAFKKLLPDGRIFYLNGDLSPRSIKGLGLTGIDYSMRVLRKHPEWVEQAKKLGLEVNVWTVDKEEDMRYFIDLGVDYITTDYPERLQALLK from the coding sequence ATGACAAAAAAGCTCATCTTCGCCGCCGCCCTGCTCTTCGCAGGAACCGCCGCGGCCTTCGCTCAGCCCAAGGTGATTGCGCACCGCGGCTACTGGACGGCACCCAATTCGGCGCAGAACTCACTTGCTTCGTTCTCCAAAGCCGATTCGGTCGGGGCCTTCGGCTCGGAAATGGACGTATGGCTGACTGCCGACGACAAGCTGATCGTAAACCACGACCGTATATACAAGGGTACCGAAATCGACATGGAGAAAGGTACGCTGAAGGAGATCACCTCGATCGTGCTTCCCAACGGAGAGAACATCCCGACGCTGGACGCCTATCTGCGCCTGGTGGCTGCCAAACCCGACACCCGGCTGGTGCTGGAAATGAAATCGCTTTCCGACCTTCGGCGCGAAGACCTCGCGGCCGAGAAGATCGTCAAGGCATTGCGCAAGTACAACCTGCTCGACCGCACCGACATCATCGCCTTCTCGATCAATGCCTGCCTGGCGTTCAAGAAACTGCTGCCCGACGGGCGTATCTTCTACCTGAACGGAGACCTCTCCCCGCGCAGCATCAAGGGGCTCGGCCTGACCGGCATCGACTACTCGATGCGCGTGCTGCGCAAGCACCCCGAATGGGTGGAACAGGCAAAAAAGCTGGGACTGGAGGTGAACGTATGGACGGTCGACAAGGAAGAGGACATGCGCTATTTCATCGACCTGGGCGTGGATTACATCACGACGGATTACCCCGAGCGGTTGCAGGCTTTGCTGAAATAA
- a CDS encoding DeoR/GlpR family DNA-binding transcription regulator, whose protein sequence is MNKSGEETILSLPERHNRILALLQQNGSISVVQLAELFKVSEVTIRKDLSFLEQQKKLYRTHGSAILISPYISDRHVNEKEKKNVAEKRAIGAKAASLVAQDDSIIIASGTTMAFLAREIKPVGHLTVITAAVPVTSILSQDTNVDVIQLGGITRSSSVSVVGPFAEQMLGNFNCSKLFVGVDGIDLEFGLTTTNMLEAALNRVMMNAAQKVIVLADSSKFGRRGFSKICDLEAVDRIITDNGIQPLYLDRLRERGIEVIVVDA, encoded by the coding sequence ATGAATAAATCCGGCGAAGAGACTATTTTGAGCCTTCCGGAGCGTCATAACCGGATCCTGGCACTGTTGCAGCAGAACGGCTCCATATCCGTCGTGCAGCTGGCCGAGTTGTTCAAGGTTTCGGAGGTCACGATCCGCAAAGACCTCTCTTTCCTCGAACAACAGAAGAAACTCTACCGCACGCACGGCAGTGCGATCCTTATCAGCCCCTATATCAGCGACCGCCACGTCAACGAGAAGGAGAAGAAAAACGTGGCGGAGAAACGGGCTATCGGGGCCAAGGCCGCAAGCCTTGTCGCGCAGGACGATTCGATCATCATCGCATCGGGCACGACCATGGCCTTCCTCGCGCGCGAAATCAAGCCCGTCGGGCACCTGACGGTCATCACGGCGGCTGTTCCCGTGACATCGATCCTTTCGCAGGACACCAATGTCGACGTGATCCAGTTGGGGGGTATTACCCGCAGCAGTTCGGTGTCGGTCGTGGGGCCCTTTGCCGAACAGATGCTCGGCAACTTCAACTGCAGCAAACTGTTCGTCGGGGTCGATGGCATCGACCTCGAATTCGGGCTTACGACGACCAACATGCTCGAAGCGGCGCTGAACCGTGTGATGATGAACGCCGCGCAGAAGGTCATTGTACTGGCCGACAGTTCGAAATTCGGACGCCGCGGCTTCAGCAAGATCTGCGACCTGGAGGCTGTCGACCGCATCATCACCGACAATGGCATCCAGCCCCTTTACCTCGACCGGCTGCGCGAGCGCGGCATCGAGGTGATCGTCGTCGACGCATGA